The genomic segment TTCCTTTCCAGCAGGAAAAATAACGAagtactgggccagagagatagcacacataTTAATGTCATGTTTTGTCAAGctatttcaatcctcagcacctcatgatCACCCTCCAGTATTTCAGGATGTGTCCCTGAGTCTCTCAAGCATCACAGGATATGACTACAGAGGCTCCAAGCAGGGTCTGAGCAACATTCATAGTCATAgtattgaaccactgacctggtTAGCCAAATATTACCAGGAGAGACCCcaacccaaacaaagcaaaacaaactaaactaaaaactaaGTTAAAGTATAGTTaggattgattaaaaaaaaagggggcgggGAAAGATAACAGAGGGTAAGAGAGAGTCTGGAAGATAGGGTGGTAGTATTTATACTGGTCTGGGAATGACTCACTGCTACAATGACTTGTGAAATAAAGGTGAAACCAGGAGAGCACAGGTAGGATGGTGGTGTTTGAACTACAATGGTAGTAATTGAGTTCTAAATATATTCTGGagatatataatttgaaataatttacttatagATTAGCCATGAGAAAGATGGTTAGTAAAGATAACTCCAGGACTACTAGCCtgggaaatgaaaaatgatagcCACATGGATAATGAAAGGGAATAAATATCCCAAGAGAAGTCGATTTAGAatccaaaataaatttgattttggAAAACCAAAATTAGTATCCTGGGTTGTTCATACCTGGATACTAAccattatgtatgtatttaaagttatattttaagttaaataagCATTCTGTGCTTCACTTATACTTGCCATATTTCAGGTATCCAATAACCACCCACACATGGCTAGTGGCTACCATATTGAATAGTTTGGATTTGTAAACTTTTGCATCATTGCGGGACTCTGTTGGGCAATACTGAAGAGATAATAAGCTTTTATTATGTATGTGGGCCTTGTGCTAAGTGCTACACAATTTTTTAATCTCATTTAGCATTTAAAATAACTCTATAAGCTTGTTCTATATTTTTACAAGTGTAAGGAGGTCAAGGAAGCTAAGTTATAAGTTAAGTCATCTGATTCTTCTGTTTTCAAAGTTCAAGCATTATATCTTACAAAGATTAAAttagtttgaaataaaaaaactagAGAAAGAATGAATAGAAACATAAACAATAAAGAGTTCAAGCATAAACAAGTCTAACAGATAAAGGAGTAAAAGTTAACCTCCCAAGAGATTCTGAGTGTGGTAAACTGAACAAAATACAGTCTAGCCTAACacctattaaaagaaaatagcaaattcaatgaaatatttcCATTCATCTTTTAATGAATTCTTATTAGAGGATAGCTTTGCAGAATAAAGAGATTACTTGATGCCAGATAACATAAAGCTGAGATATATATCTTCTACCTTTCTACCCTATGGTTCTCAATCAGTTAAGGACTATCAGTCCACAGCAGTTGCCCCATATAGTTATTCCTAGAGGACATCCAGAAAGTATGGGACATTTGGGCATGAATTAATGGGTGGCAAGAGTGTTTTGTGATTACCATAATAGATGCTCAGATTCCTGTTATGCTTGCCACAGTATAGCACAATGAAAAGTCCTCTCACCTAATCGTCAACGGTTTCCCAAGAAACAAGGGCCTAACCTACTACTATTTCTCTAGTGATCTTAGACAGTCAGAAAGTATCAGTGCAGGTCTAAGAATGTAGTAGCTATTGCATTTATCTTCCAGTCAGATCAATTTGTGCTCTAATGTCAAAATGTATATACCTTGGAGACATTACCTATAAACTCCAAGTTAGTTTTCTTGCTTAAAAAACACAGGAATGAGCAGGAGCGATAGTActgctatagggtgtttgccttgcaagcagctgacctaggacagatcttggttctatctcaggcgtcccatatggtcccccaaaagtaaggagcactttctgagcgcatagacaggagcaacccttgagcatcactgggagtggcctccaaaaacaaaacaaaaaaccccacagtgatgctttttgtttttggaccacacccagcagtgctttttttgttttgttttttgtttttgtttttgggtcacacccagcagcgctcaggggttactcctggctttgtgctcagaaatagctcctggcagactcagggttaccagatgggatgctggggatcaaacctagatccatcttgggtcggctgtgtgcaaggcaaaattgcCTTActgctgctgtgttatttctccagccccagcgaTAATTAGCAATACCCGACAATCTAGAGTAATTTTGAGAAATACAAAactcttgtttggtttttgctgtgctcaaggtttatttgatttttgttctgtCCTCATGTATTACTTCTAGAAGCATTCACAAGACTATAATGCAATGTCTGGGATAGAAAAAGGataggcagcgtgcaaggcagataatACCTCTTATATTACTTCTCTGGTCTAAAATACAAAACtcttttaaagtaattaaacCAGTGTTTGATTCAGGGAGAGTGGTGTGTAAGCTTACGATTAAAAGTGGCAAaggcgggggctggagagataacatggaggtaaggcgtttgcctttcatgcaggtcattggttcgaatccgggcatcccatatggtcccatgagcctgccaggggtgatttctgagcatagagccaggaggaacccctgagcgctgctgggtgtgacccaaaaacaaaaacaaaacaaaacaaaaaaagtggcaaATGGGATGGAAGAACTGCAGCATGGAGATTAAAAGAGAACtacaaatacaaaagaaactGTAGACCAGccttcacaataaaaaatatggacATGAAGATGCATCCACATGTAATTAAGTTTTTCCCATAGCACATTAAAATGAATAAGCAGGAAAATTTAtcttaccaatctattttggcaATCAACGATAGCTGCTGAATGtcatttcaatataaaaatcagcattttatattttttgtgtctAGTCCATGAAAACCTGTGTATATTTTAGAGTGAAACTCAGAATAGCCTCATTTCAAATAGCTTCACATTTCCTAAGTTCAACAACTACATGTGACTCTGGAACATATTAGAGCATGGACTACAATATTATTAGACTTGAGTTTCTTCACCAGAAGTACTCGCTTCTGGTAATATTTTTGATGAAATTtttacttgtaaaataaaaatccatgagtttTGAGATCACCCCGGGCATCCTATTTCTAGACCCCACACAGCTGGGTATAAAGTAGGGTGGCTGTGAAGAAATAGTACACCAAGGCAGTTATGAAAGTCAAGGAATCAGTGGCTTGTAAGACTGGTTTTCTCATGGCTTTTTGTTCCTGGTATCTCCAAGTGCCAAGGCAAAACTGACTTTTTTTAGACCAATACCCATCTACCAGGAGGAAGATTGAAAAGGAGACTATCCAGtctcatatatatctatatatatatctgtatatatatctgtatatatatctgtatatatatgtatatatatgtatatatatgtatgtatatgtatatatatatatatatatatatatatatatatatatatatatatatatatatatatcaaaggaaggaagaggtttaaggaaggaggaagttgggggaacacctttgtttggggttggtaGCTGGGTGTCGTCTTACACATACCAGCTATCATCTTAGTAAATATATTGTGATTTTGACTGTCTGTTATGTGTATAGTAGCTGAGAAGAGGCAGTGAGTACAATGAAGTTATCAAGTAGATTCAACAATTTGTTTTCCAATGCAGCTTCCTCTACTTATGTCTTTAAACAGATTTACTAGTCAAGAACAAGTTTATTTGCAGAATGGAGATATTGGTATTTGCTCTGTTAAGTGTTACTCTGAGGATAGCACACAACTTTTGACTCCTGTTAACTGTAGGGCTTTTTATTGTTTTCGTGCCACACCCCCCtttgatcagggtttactcctgactctgcactcaggcattattcttGCTTGAGTTCAAGGGAGCATATACAGTGCTGGGAGTTGAAACTGAGTTAGCTCATTTTAAGGCAAACttcttatctcctgtactatctctctgatcccaagtatttatttttatttgaatttaagaAACAGAACAGAGAGCTTCACTAGAATTCTAGTTATTCGTTTGCTATTCCTTTTTTGTTGGGTTTATTTAtggctcaacactcaggaatcaatcctggccagctcagggaaccatatgggaagctggagattgaacacaggttggccatatgccaggcaaatgacctactctcTCTCTGTACTATCATCCTAGCCCCATCTAGTTATTctttatatatgcatacaaaATTTATTATGGaagttatttttatgattttattattgattgttcTGTGTTCCAGTCTATATACCCTTCAATTTCTAGGACACTGTTTGATGCATGGAAGCCCCTTGGGAAgcttattaaatacatttttggttGCAGAATTTCCAAGCAATAGCTTTATCCTAATATTAAACAGAAGCACGCTCTCTAATTTTTGAGCTATTCTGGCAGcaaatgaacatttaaaatagtatgaaTAGTATTTTCCAGACATTTAAGACTTTTCCTTTAATAGGGAAAATAGTGTAGGGAAAGCTTAAGTGATTGGTGATATATCTGCAGTTGCTTAGAAATACTCTTTCTACACTACCTTCAAGACTATCACAGATTTTATTTAATTGGAAACTCAAAAACTCATCATTGGTTTCCTACAAAGTTAAAGAATGCATACAACACTGGTATAACACAAACACATTTATTTGTTAATCAAAGGGATGATCCCGATTAAACCAACATTTTAGAATAGCTGCATGTAAAATATTTGTGATAAAGatcagatagagaaataaaaaaaagtatggagATTTGCTCATTGAACTGAGCTTTGTTGGTCCTGGTCCTTGAAACTAATTCCCTTCCAAAATGATGGAATTTCTATTCAACTTTTTCATAGACCCGAGTGCAGGTCACATTATTCATGACGCATtcctaggagaaaaaaaaaagacattaaagttAGCTGAGTTTTGCATCCCAAAGCAAGAGTGAGTATAAAATGTGCAGATTAGAATTCTTCAAAGCCTAATTAACTTAACTTCAGATGGAAAAGGTATTTATGGATTGTGAGTTTGAGAAggtagaatttattattttgtatgtcatattttttttctaaaaactaaaCTACTAAGGTGCAGTATCTAAATTACTTATTTGCTCTCTTATTCCTCATTTTAGAAGAATTGAAACAGTGGATACTCAATAGGGCAATAAACTTATCCAACAATATACTGTAATTGCAGAGCCTGAACTAAATTCAGTTCTAGTCTGAAGATGCTATCCCATCTTActtcctttctccatttcttaCTAGGGTTTCTGTAGGATTTCTTCCCAATCCTAGTTCTGTCCAAGATAATGATATAGAACAATTCTTATGCAAACTCTGCATGCAAACAAGAAGCTCAGTCAGACATAACAAGTTAGGCACTTACCACCACTAACTTTCCATTTTCCAGTTTCCTATTTATTGTGCTTTCCTTATTATCCCATTCCTGGTGTTGAGTCAATACGCCATCCTTAAAGCTGCAGACAGTCTGCAAAAaataggcatttctttttttaagttttccaaAAGCATGTTACAAGATTTCCCATGACTCATCTGCCTTCACCGACCATTTTTCATCTTCTCCTTTTTGTCTACTTCATTTAATCCAAACTGattttattcaataatatattttattgcctTTCAATCTAAATGTACAGTAAGAGGCTCATTATCTCtggtaattcttatttttataaaatagaatgttCTATGTTGGTATTTTTACTAATTTACCAAAaactaatttattaaataaattggaCTTTTCCCAGAAGTAAATTATTAATTCCCATAAATGAACCCTCATTAATGAATTATAAGGGTtggggatatggctcagtgaTGACTCATGCAACATTACTCCCCGTTCCCCTGCCCCCCCAATGCTTTGAATATAATCTGTCGTTTCAGAagtattttatcatatataaatcGAGACAAACCTGAGTTTTTCTGCCATCAGCTGTAGTTTCCTCAAACTTCTCTCCCAGATCACATGAAAACTCGGTGGTTTTCAAAGTGCTCTCGGTTTTTATAGAGAGTTTATTGCCATCTACGCTGATGATACAATCTGGTTTGGCCATGGCTCCCATTTTTCGAAGGGCGAGTCCCACTCCTGGAAAACAGGAAAACTCAAGTTACAGTTTGCCTCACAAAAGCTATAAATCCACAGTCAATGCCATGCTGACGTACAGTTTCAATAAAAACAGGgagatgagaaaaaagaaaatatagacttCAAACTGGATTACAGTAGGACTCCATCAGTCTGTGGCACATAAAACATCtctggaataaaagaaaaactaatccTGGGATATTGAAtgaaaacagtatttttaaaatgggcagcacaatcatatttatagaaaaatgtcaccCCGAAATAACTCCATGGCTGTGTAACTTCACTGCGTATGGATGTTGTATATAATTTATCAATTATTTCTTGTCACTTGGTGTTAACATTTGGCAGGAAAGTGAAGCCATCTAGACTAACTCCCCGTTTCAAAGACGAGGCAACAATCTACATAGAACAAATGTCTGATAGTGATTTCCCAAGCTTGAAAGACCACTGGGTGTCTTCTCTTTTGTCAGATGGGGGCTGGTGCCTACTGCTGTTGGTAAATCCCTTATTCTCACATAGGACCAATAAAGGGCTCTCGCTTTCCACACTAGATTTCTCTGATGAATTGGCCCGTAACAACCTTCATGACTCCAGAATCCTGGAAACATGCCATCATGCACAGCAGACTAATTTCCACTGGGCAGAGCAACAGCAGCATTCTGCCTGTGTGCTGACTCAGCTCAACATACACACAGCAGGCTTTCTTGCCTATGAAAGCCAGTATAGGCCTGACACCCCTTTTGCCCGCCCCCCGAAATCACCTCGATCTcgctttgggggaaaaaaaaaacctgcctttTTGATTTACTCAAGGTTATTAGGCATACATTGGAGATTCATCAGAGGATTTAGGCTGAACCCATAATTAACTTGCACAAAGGGTAATGCAgatctctttctcttcctgcAGTGTCTCAGATTAGGTTTCAAATCTTCGCAGTGACTTGGGCAGGGGACAATCCTATTAACACGGATGGGATGGCGTTTCTAAAACCTCAGTGGGGGTGGTGGAAGGCCTTTGAGGGCTGGAAGCCCAGGATCCAGGCATGATTCTCTACTTCTCCATGCACTTCCCAGAGATCCAGTCATTTCTGTTCATCTACCCAGTGTCTTAACCAGCATTACAATTAGGGGTTCTTCCTATGTTCAAAAATTCTCTTTTAAAGAGCGTATTACCAAGAGCTCTGCCCATCTGGCTAGCAATTAGAAATGCAGTCAGCCCCGGGAGGATCAGGCAGTTGGCTGCTTCTGACTGCGGGTTTTCCAACAAAGCCCACTGGCTTGCCTCTTTCTTTGCCTCTCATCCTCAAGATGCAGAGAGGCCAGAGCAAATGGCTCATGGCCATCATCCATCATGCCTGGGCACAACTACCACCTCGCAGCTCCCATCTGGTCACCCACCAGATGCTTGCATCCTAGGGCAGCATCCTGGATGCCAGGGCCACTCCCAAAGGGACCCAGCCTTGAGGATGCATGCTCCCCTACAACCGGGGACAGCTGTGCCCACCCCCAAAGGGTGCATTGAGGAATGGCAGAAGACCTAAGGATGGGAGACAGGAGGTCAAAACAAAAGCTTCGGAAACCCAAGCTCAGAGAACCTCAGAGTCCAACCTCGCCCCTGCCACAACCGCAACATCCCCGGGGATAGAGAAAACGGGTGGCACCCTCCAGGAACAAAAGCTGCAACTGCTGCAGTTTTGCAAAAATTGCCTAGCAAGCTTGGccggcccaggttcgatccccgacgtCCCCTAAGGTCCAAGCAcggccaggagtgagccctgaattgCAGAGCCCCGAAATCAAGAGGCCCAGAGCAATGCCTAGTGCAACCCCCTTAGCAGGGACACCCCCCAGAATAAATATAGGCCTAGATGGGAATAGAGAGAAGGCCACCTGGGatgacagtgtgtgtgtggggggggtggcacTGCAGCAAAACGGGGTGCCACTGCAGCAAGAGGCGGCTGCCACGTGGACCGAGGGCCCAAGAGCAACCGAGATGGGGGTGCACCAGGAGCGCCCGCAGCCTGACGCGGAAGGATGGAGACGGATGGTGGAGGGCGCCCGGTGGGCTCCCTGGAACACAGCCAGTCAGCCAGGCAGCCAGGCAGCCACGCGGCCACAGACAGATAGGTGGTGGGCGGGGCTGACTCACCCAGCTCCTTCATGTACTCATCGAAGCCTTTGCTCTCCGTCAAACGCCATCTTCCTACCAGATCCTGGACGGTGGTCATGGTGGGCTCCGGGAGATCGAGCGAGAGTGAGCAGAAGGCTGCGGAGGCGGCGAAGTGGAGAGAAGCGCGCGGCGCGGTCCCTTATAAAGGCGGCGCCGGTGGGCGGGGCGACGCGTGCCAGGCGAAGCGGCTCGGCCAATGGGAAGAGAGTGGTGCCAGGCCCCCGCCACGCCCCTGAAAATCACGCCCCGAACCCTCACCCGTCCTGGAAGCCACGCCCCCTAGGCAAGCCACTCCCCTGAAATTCACACCCGCCCTGCACGCCGCGCCacctgaagccacgcccacaggCTCTGTAAGCCACGCCTTCTAGAAAAGCCACGCCCCTGACATCCACACCCGCCCTGTCAGCCGCGCCACCTGCAAACCACGCCCACCACACCCTGTAAGCCACGCCCCTTGAAAGCCACGGCCCTCGCTTTTGTGGTCCAGTAGCGCCAACCCGCTCCACCTCCCGCCCTAGGGATGGATGCGCTTGAGCCCCTGACAGCTTCTCCTGCAAGCGGGGACTCGCCCGCCCGACGTGCCCTCATGCCACCCCAGGGCCGGTTAAGGGGAGTCAGGGAGAGGATGCCAGCACCTGCAGGTCCCAGCAACTTAGCACACCCACCCTTCGGGAAGCCCGAGATGATGAGCTGGGCCCAgctgcaaaactttttttttgcacGTTTGctgcaccccccccctttttttttttttttttgcaatatccCCCACCGCACCCACTTAGTGATTCAGCAAGTGTACACCTACCCAGCCCTGGGTGTAGCAAGGGAATGATTGGCAGTTTGGATGATGCAAGCAAGCAAGTGCTTGGTCTCTTTAACCCCCATTCTTGGAGGCCCCAGCAATCCTTAGCCCCCTGCCCCAGCTACTGTGGACCCTTCTTCCACAGGACACCC from the Suncus etruscus isolate mSunEtr1 chromosome 10, mSunEtr1.pri.cur, whole genome shotgun sequence genome contains:
- the FABP5 gene encoding fatty acid-binding protein 5 codes for the protein MTTVQDLVGRWRLTESKGFDEYMKELGVGLALRKMGAMAKPDCIISVDGNKLSIKTESTLKTTEFSCDLGEKFEETTADGRKTQTVCSFKDGVLTQHQEWDNKESTINRKLENGKLVVECVMNNVTCTRVYEKVE